The Amphiura filiformis chromosome 12, Afil_fr2py, whole genome shotgun sequence genome includes a region encoding these proteins:
- the LOC140166411 gene encoding uncharacterized protein yields the protein MKVFSILAGVFIVTWTGVNGRIFRAPEYVVPDNPVEHECVRECKWPPEPKTCRYVFTVEWLQSLSAACYDCPFNMTDCDRPGCIPINGVQRPIVTVNRQIPGPPIEVCEDDDIEVKVWNRLGNSEGTTIHWHGIHQRDTQYMDGAAMITQCPISAQSSFTYNFKASPAGTRWWHSHSNQQRQDGAFGAFIIKQAPERDVQSALYDYDLSEHVVFLQDWHHEPTVSNVAAFPPRTNDQDAMIINGKGVFVEFSKDGEIAYTPREVFNVEKGKRYRFRVIGNNVCHVFIHAQDHNLTVIATDGNPIKPIVVDRIGLVSGERYDFVLTADKDVGNYWFRLATTEGACAAVQEDFAILRYDGAPEEEPSEPYLDDGDEGVYLNPKSEFENPDAPDLDQIDAVTTDERIYGEPDVRYYMAVAVGINTVSRWGMYDPKDYPNPELTDFARATRQLNYVSFKRPPSPLLSQLDDVPKEDFCDADETLAARDDCINQYCTCTQMIKVDLGQLVEIVFVAEDFFGADHPMHFHGYNFRVVAIGKLPRGTTVDDVIQLDQQGNITRKLENAVEKDTVQVQGDGYTIIRFKAGNPGWWLLHCHKIFHIADGMTIAVQVGEQSDLPPVPEDFPRCGSWSPEGDEAGYEKERKNGASVKRGEKTRKKSDAE from the exons ATGAAAGTTTTCTCGATTCTTGCCGGTGTTTTTATCGTCACGTGGACTGGAGTGAACG GTCGGATTTTCCGCGCTCCAGAATACGTTGTGCCTGACAACCCCGTAGAACACGAATGTGTCCGTGAGTGTAAGTGGCCTCCGGAACCCAAGACCTGTCGGTATGTGTTCACCGTGGAATGGCTTCAGTCATTGTCAGCTGCCTGCTATGATTGTCCCTTCAACATGACAGATTGTGATCGTCCGGGGTGTATTCCAATCAATGGAGTTCAACGTCCCATTGTTACTGTTAATAGACAAATTCCTGGACCACCGATAGAG GTTTGCGAAGATGACGACATCGAAGTGAAAGTGTGGAATCGTCTTGGCAACTCGGAAGGTACCACAATCCATTGGCATGGCATACATCAGCGTGACACACAATACATGGATGGTGCAGCTATGATAACTCAATGTCCTATTTCAGCACAGTCAAGTTTTACCTATAACTTCAAG GCTTCTCCCGCTGGAACCCGCTGGTGGCATTCGCACTCTAATCAGCAACGTCAAGATGGCGCCTTCGGTGCTTTCATTATAAAACAAGCTCCAGAACGAGATGTGCAAAGTGCCCTCTACGATTATGACCTTTCGGAACACGTTGTCTTTCTTCAAGATTGGCATCACGAACCAACTGTAAGCAATGTTGCAGCATTTCCCCCACGTACAAATGATCAGGATGCTATGATAATTAACGGCAAAGGCGTGTTTGTAGAATTCTCTAAAGACGGTGAAATCGCGTACACACCTCGAGAAGTGTTTAATGTGGAAAAGGGCAAAAGATACCGTTTCCGCGTCATTGGAAATAACGTTTGCCATGTTTTCATCCACGCGCAAGACCACAATCTTACCGTGATCGCAACTGATGGTAACCCAATAAAACCAATTGTAGTAGATCGCATTGGACTGGTTTCTGGGGAAAGATATGACTTCGTTCTTACCGCTGACAAGGATGTCGGCAACTACTGGTTTCGTCTCGCTACAACTGAAGGAGCTTGTGCTGCGGTTCAAGAAGATTTTGCTATCCTGAGATATGACGGAGCACCAGAGGAAGAACCATCAGAGCCATATTTAGATGATGGTGATGAAGGCGTTTACTTGAATCCTAAATCTGAATTCGAAAACCCAGATGCGCCGGATCTTGACCAAATTGATGCAG TTACTACTGATGAAAGAATCTATGGAGAGCCGGATGTTCGTTACTACATGGCAGTAGCAGTAGGTATCAACACGGTGTCTCGATGGGGAATGTATGACCCCAAGGACTACCCCAATCCAGAACTCACAGATTTCGCTCGAGCTACTCGCCAACTTAACTACGTCAGTTTCAAAAGACCGCCATCACCACTTCTCTCACAACTTGATGACGTTCCAAAGGAAGATTTTTGCGATGCCGATGAAACCCTTGCTGCTAGGGATGATTGTATTAACCAGTATTGCACTTGCACTCAGATGATCAAAGTTGACTTGGGACAG CTGGTCGAAATAGTGTTTGTCGCTGAGGATTTCTTTGGGGCCGACCATCCCATGCACTTTCATGGATATAATTTCCGAGTGGTGGCTATCGGAAAACTACCACGCGGAACGACTGTGGACGATGTTATCCAATTggatcaacaag GTAACATTACAAGGAAGCTAGAGAATGCTGTGGAGAAAGACACCGTACAGGTCCAGGGAGATGGATATACCATCATAAGATTTAAAGCAGGCAATCCTGGATGGTGGCTACTTCATTGTCACAAAATATTCCATATCGCC GATGGTATGACAATTGCTGTACAGGTTGGCGAACAATCGGATCTTCCACCAGTCCCTGAAGACTTCCCACGCTGTGGATCCTGGTCTCCTGAAGGCGATGAAGCAGGCTATGAGAAGGAGAGGAAGAATGGAGCATCTGTTAAGAGGGGTGAAAAAACCAGGAAGAAGTCAGATgctgaataa